A genome region from Magnolia sinica isolate HGM2019 chromosome 8, MsV1, whole genome shotgun sequence includes the following:
- the LOC131252783 gene encoding DNA mismatch repair protein MSH6-like, whose translation MYLTIRSICHYLSGLGLMSDAELDVLISLAIASGYYEGPTCRPTIIDISCSREAVPCLAAKSLGHPVLRSDALGKCSFVPNDVNVGGVGHPSFILLTGPNMGGKSTLLRQICLTVILAQIGADVPAESFELSPVDQIFVRMGARDHIMAGQSTFLTELSETAAMLSSATNNSLVALDELGRGTSTSDGQAIAESVLEHFVQKIKCRGIFSTHYHRLAVDYEEDPHVSLCHMACQVGKGVGGVEEVIFLYRLTPGACPKSYGVNVARLAGMFAFSLFSP comes from the exons ATGTATCTTACCATCAGGAGTATTTGCCATTATTTAAGTGGACTTGGGCTGATGTCTGATGCAGAGCTAGATGTTTTGATAAGTTTGGCAATTGCAAGTGGCTACTATGAAGGGCCGACCTGCCGCCCAACTATCATAGACATTTCTTGTTCACGTGAAGCTGTTCCATGTTTGGCTGCTAAAAGTTTAGGGCATCCTGTTCTCAGAAGTGATGCCTTGGGGAAGTGTTCTTTTGTCCCCAATGATGTGAATGTTGGTGGAGTTGGACACCCCAGCTTTATCCTTCTCACTGGTCCCAACATGGGCGGAAAATCCACTCTCCTTCGCCAAATTTGCTTGACTGTGATTTTGGCACAG ATTGGAGCAGATGTTCCTGCAGAAAGCTTTGAGTTGTCACCCGTCGATCAAATCTTTGTTCGAATGGGTGCTAGGGACCATATAATGGCAGGCCAAAGTACATTCCTAACTGAACTTTCAGAGACTGCAGCTATGCTG TCGTCTGCTACCAATAATTCGCTGGTGGCATTGGATGAACTTGGACGGGGGACATCAACTTCAGATGGACAAGCTATTGC AGAATCTGTATTAGAGCATTTTGTCCAGAAAATTAAGTGTCGCGGCATATTTTCCACTCACTATCACCGGTTAGCTGTGGACTATGAGGAAGATCCCCAT GTGTCTCTATGCCATATGGCATGCCAAGTTGGGAAAGGGGTTGGAGGTGTTGAAGAAGTCATATTCCTTTACAGACTGACACCTGGTGCATGTCCCAAAAGTTATGGTGTTAATGTTGCACGTTTGGCAGGTATGTTTGCTTTCTCGTTGTTCTCTCCCTAG